One window of the Benincasa hispida cultivar B227 chromosome 3, ASM972705v1, whole genome shotgun sequence genome contains the following:
- the LOC120073244 gene encoding guanylate-binding protein 1, with protein MINYFRGKGNSVDVSSPQSASPSLAPSSSSLSSTGTGPARPIRLVYCDEKGKFRMDPEAVATLQLVKEPIGVVSVCGRARQGKSFILNQLLGRSSGFQVASTHRPCTKGLWLWSTPLKRTALDGTEYNLLLLDSEGIDAYDQTGTYSTQIFSLAVLLSSMFVYNQMGGIDEAALDRLSLVTQMTKHIRVRAAGGRTTSAELGQFSPIFVWLLRDFYLDLVEDNRRITPRDYLELALRPVQGSGRDIAAKNEIRDSIRALFPDRDCFTLVRPLHNENDLQRLDQISLDKLRPEFRSGLDAFTKFVFERTRPKQVGATVMTGPVLVGITESYLDALNHGAVPTITSSWQSVEEAECRRAYDHAAEVYMSTFDRSKPPEEAALREAHETAIQNSLAAFNSSAVGAGPVRKKHEALLEKFYRKAFEDYKRNAYTEADLQCTNAIQSMEKRLRAACHASDANINNVMKVLGALLSEYEASSHGPGKWQKLVTFLHQSLDGPVHDLIKRLIDQVGSEKNSLALKCRSIEDQLNLLKKQLEASETYKSEYLKRYEDAINDKKKLADDYMNRITNLQGNCSSLDERCSSLKKTLDQAKQESLDWKRKYETVLSKLKAEEDQANSEIAVLKSRSSAAEARLAAAREQSQSAQEEAEEWKRKFDIALRDTKAALEKAAVAEERTNKQTRRREDALRKEFSSTLAEKEDELKDKATKIKQAEQHLTTLRLELKAAESKIGSYDVEVSSLRHEIKELKERLETVNARAQSFEKEARILQQEKIHLDQKYLSEFQRFDEVQERCRLAEHDAKKATEIADKARNEASAAQEGKNEMQRLAMERLAQIERAEMQIENLERQKKDLVEDLQQIRESEVEALLRVASLEARVEEREKEIESLLKSNNEQRTSTVQVLQGLLDSERSAHAEANNRAEALSFQLQSAHAKIDLLQQELTKVRLNETALDSKLKTASHGKRTRADDGEMGMDSVQDMDTSERILRVNKRSRSTNSPMKYIQPEDGGSIFKGDEDNHSQQTNQEDYTKFTVQKLKQELTKHNFGAELLQLKNPNKKDILSLYEKCVLKL; from the exons atgatcaaCTATTTCAGAGGGAAGGGAAATTCCGTTGATGTTTCCTCTCCGCAGTCTGCTTCCCCCTCTCTTGCGCCTTCGTCGTCTTCCTTGTCGTCGACGGGGACTGGTCCCGCAAGGCCAATTCGTCTTGTTTACTGCGATGAGAAAGGAAAGTTTCGGATGGATCCTGAAGCTGTCGCTACCCTACAACTTGTAAAAGAGCCTATTGGTGTCGTCTCCGTTTGTGGCCGTGCTCGTCAGGGCAAGAGCTTCATTTTAAATCAA CTTCTTGGGAGGAGTAGTGGGTTTCAAGTAGCATCTACCCATCGGCCTTGTACTAAAGGGCTATGGCTCTGGAGTACACCCTTGAAAAGAACTGCCCTTGATGGAACTGAGTACAATCTCTTACTATTAGATAGTGAAGGAATTGATGCTTATGATCAAACG GGAACATACAGCACCCAGATTTTTTCTCTAGCTGTTCTCTTATCTAGCATGTTTGTCTATAATCAG ATGGGTGGAATAGATGAAGCTGCACTTGACCGTTTATCTCTTGTCACTCAAATGACTAAACATATTCGTGTTAGGGCTGCTGGGGGCAGAACTACATCTGCTGAACTTGGTCAATTCTCTCCAATCTTTGTTTGGCTTCTAAGG GACTTCTATTTGGATCTAGTTGAGGATAATAGGAGAATAACACCTCGGGACTATCTAGAGCTTGCTTTGAGGCCGGTTCAAGGTAGTGGAAGAGACATAGCTGCTAAGAATGAG ATTCGTGATTCCATTAGAGCTCTGTTTCCTGATAGAGATTGCTTTACTCTTGTGCGTCCTCTACATAATGAAAATGATCTCCAAAGACTTGATCAAATATCT TTGGATAAACTAAGGCCTGAATTTAGGTCTGGACTTGATGCATttacaaaatttgtttttgagAGGACAAGGCCTAAGCAAGTTGGAGCAACTGTTATGACAGGTCCAGTTTTGGTAGGTATTACAGAGTCTTACCTTGATGCTCTAAACCATGGTGCAGTGCCTACGATAACCTCCTCTTGGCAG AGTGTTGAAGAAGCGGAGTGTAGAAGGGCGTATGATCATGCTGCTGAAGTGTATATGTCTACTTTTGATCGATCAAAGCCACCAGAAGAA GCAGCATTGAGGGAAGCACATGAAACTGCCATTCAAAATTCACTTGCTGCATTTAATTCGAGTGCTGTAGGTGCTGGTCCAGTGAGGAAAAAACACGAGGCATTACTTGAGAAATTTTATAGAAAAGCATTTGAG GATTACAAAAGAAATGCATACACAGAAGCAGACTTGCAATGCACGAATGCTATACAAAGCATGGAAAAAAGGTTAAGAGCAGCTTGCCATGCTTCTGATGCAAATATCAATAATGTTATGAAG GTTCTTGGTGCTCTTCTGTCTGAATACGAAGCATCATCCCACGGTCCTGGAAAGTGGCAGAAGCTGGTGACATTCTTACACCAGAG TTTGGATGGTCCAGTACATGACCTTATAAAAAGACTTATAGATCAAGTTGGATCAGAGAAGAATTCCCTCGCTTTGAAGTGTCGCTCAATTGAAGACCAGCTGAATTTGCTTAAGAAGCAGCTGGAAGCCAGCGAGACGTACAAGTCTGAATATCTGAAGCGATATGAGGATGCCATCAATGATAAGAAAAAGCTTGCTGATGACTACATGAACCGCATAACTAATCTACAGGGTAATTGCAGTTCTCTTGATGAGAGATGCTCTAGCCTGAAGAAAACATTGGACCAAGCCAAGCAAGAATCATTagattggaaaagaaaatatgaaaCCGTCTTGTCAAAGTTGAAAGCTGAGGAAGATCAAGCTAATTCAGAAATTGCCGTTCTGAAGTCCAGGAGCAGTGCTGCTGAAGCAAGGCTGGCGGCTGCTCGGGAACAATCTCAGTCTGCACAAGAAGAGGCAGAAGAGTGGAAGAGGAAATTTGACATTGCTTTAAGAGATACTAAAGCTGCTCTTGAAAAAGCTGCTGTTGCAGAAGAACGAACAAATAAGCAAACAAGGCGTAGGGAAGATGCTTTGAGGAAAGAATTTTCCAGTACTTTGGCTGAAAAG GAAGATGAATTGAAGGACAAGGCAACAAAAATTAAGCAAGCCGAGCAGCATTTGACAACTTTAAGGCTTGAGCTGAAG GCTGCCGAGTCAAAAATTGGGAGTTATGATGTGGAAGTATCTTCTTTGAGGCATGAAATAAAAGAGCTGAAGGAGAGGTTGGAAACCGTGAATGCAAGGGCTCAATCATTTGAGAAAGAAGCAAGGATCTTGCAACAAGAAAAGATCCATTTGGATCAGAAGTACCTATCTGAATTCCAAAGGTTTGATGAAGTTCAGGAAAGGTGTAGACTTGCTGAACATGACGCTAAGAAGGCTACTGAAATTGCTGATAAAGCAAGAAATGAAGCTAGTGCTGCTCAAGAAGGAAAGAATGAGATGCAGAGGTTGGCAATGGAGCGGTTGGCGCAAATAGAGAGGGCTGAAATGCAAATTGAAAATCTGGAAAGGCAGAAGAAAGATTTGGTGGAAGATTTGCAACAAATTCGGGAGTCAGAGGTGGAAGCTTTGTTAAGAGTTGCGTCATTGGAAGCAAGAGttgaagaaagggaaaaagaaatagaGTCTCTATTGAAGTCGAACAATGAGCAGCGTACTAGCACTGTTCAAGTTCTTCAGGGTCTTCTGGATTCAGAACGTTCTGCACATGCAGAGGCCAACAATAGGGCTGAGGCTCTCTCTTTTCAGTTGCAATCTGCTCATGCAAAAATTGATCTACTCCAACAAGAATTGACTAAAGTCCGTTTGAACGAGACAGCTTTGGATAGTAAGCTGAAGACTGCTTCTCATGGGAAACGTACAAGGGCAGATGATGGTGAGATGGGCATGGATTCCGTTCAAGACATGGACACAAGTGAGAGAATTTTAAGAGTGAACAAAAGATCTAGAAGCACAAATAGTCCCATGAAGTACATTCAGCCAGAGGATGGTGGATCAATTTTCAAGGGCGATGAGGATAATCATAGCCAACAAACCAATCAGGAGGATTATACCAAGTTCACTGTTCAGAAGCTTAAGCAAGAACTCACAAAACATAACTTCGGTGCCGAACTGCTTCAGTTGAAGAATCCCAACAAAAAAGACATTCTTTCGCTCTATGAGAAATGTGTACTCAAACTATGA